From [Flavobacterium] thermophilum:
CCGACCCTGTCGCTGCCAGCGTCAAAATCACGCCAAACGGCAACGCGTCGGTGACGGCCGCTTTTTTTGTGATGAATTCCCACGGATCGCCGTCAAATTTCACCCCGGCCGCGATCGCCTTCGTGCAGTCAATCACGCTGCCGCCGCCGACAGCGAGCAAAAACTCAACCCCTTCCTTCCGGCAAAGATCGACCCCTTTGCGGACGGTCGAGACGCGGGGATTCGGTTCGACGCCCGGCAGCTCAACAACGTCGGCGCCAATGCCGGCCAAGATGGCCATCACTTCATCATACAATCCGTTTCGTTTGATGCTGCCGCCGCCGTAGACAAGCAGCACCTTTTTGCCGTAGCGCGGCACTTCCTGCCTCAGCTGTTCAATTTGCCCCTTCCCGAAAATGAGTTTCGTCGGGTTGCGGAATGTAAATGGTTTCATCTCGTTTCCCTCCTTTGGCTTCTATGGCTTCTATTATGGCGGCCGCGGCCATCGTTGTAAAGCCGATTGCTTTCCAAAGCAGCCGTGCATATTTTCAACCGCTATGATTCATTCTATAAGTGAATGAAAGATCTTGCCCAAAGGAGGTGGACACGATGGGAGCGTGGCAGCGGATCGCCTTGTTATTGACGATCATTGGCGCGATAAACTGGGGACTAATCGGGTTTTTTCAATTTGATTTGGTTGCCGCCATTTTCGGCGGCCAGGACGCCGTTTGGTCGCGCATCATTTACAGCCTTGTCGGCATCGCCGGCTTGATCAACCTGGCGTTGTTGTTCAAACCGGCCGAAGAGCTCGAGCGCACTGAACCGAAACCGACCCGCACCTGAACGGGGCGGGACACCGCAGTTTGCGGGCGAAACCGGACACTCACCGCTTGGCGGTGAGTGTTTTATTGTTTTGGCAAATCTTCCTTCTTCGACTGCTCGATCCATTCACGCAGCTTTTCTTTTAGCGGGCGGAATCCCGGCTCAAGCGGCATTTTGATGCGCGCCTGGCGCTTCTCCGCGCCTGGTTCAAGCGCCTTCAAGGACAAGCTCGCCCGCTTCATCTTCCAGTCGACATCAAGCACTTTGACGGTCACGTCATCGCCGACATTGACATAATCGCGCACATCTTTGACAAATCGGTGCGAAATCTCGGAAATATGGATGAGCCCCTGCATGCCGCCCTCAAGCTGGACGAACGCGCCGTACGGCTGAATACCTGTCACCTTCCCTTTCACAATGGCTCCTCGTTTGATCGTTGGCAAGGAAAACACTCCTATTGATGAATTTCATCGTTTCTGTATTATAACATAAGCGGAAGGCAAAACCCAAAAATGAGGGAACAGATGCAACCGATTGTTTTGTGCGGCGCGCGGCTCGCCGCCAACCGCCGGCCCGACGGATTTTTTCCTAAACCGGCCGCCCCCGGATCGCATCCTGGCGGCTCTTTCGCGCGTATAGGCGTCAAGAAAAAGCCGGCGCAAACAGCGGTTCCGAACCAAGCCGCCATTACCGCTCCGTATGGATGAGGGCGTATGCATGCGAAAACGGAAAAAGGCGCCCCGCTTCCGCGTGGGGCGCCTTGGCCGCCGGCTACAAACGCGCCAAAAACCGTTTTATTCGTTTGACGGCTTCCTGCAGCTGTTCAAGCGACGACGCGTACGAACAGCGGATATGCCCTTCCCCGCTTTGGCCAAAGACGCTGCCGGGGACGACCGCCACTTTTTCTTCGATGAGCAGCCGCTCGGCGAACTGCTCTGACGTCATGCCGGTATGCCGAATGGATGGAAACGCGTAAAACGCGCCACCTGGCATATGGCATGGCAAGCCGATTTCATTGAGCGACGACACGAAATAATTGCGCCGCCGCCGGTAGCTGCTGCGCATCTCGGCGACATCGCGCTCCCCGCTGCGAAGCGCCTCAAGCGCCCCGTATTGCGCCATCGTCGGCGCGCACATGATCGCGTACTGATGGATTTTCAACATCGCCTGCAAAATGTCTTCCGGCGCCGCAGCAAATCCGAGCCGCCAGCCGGTCATCGCGAACCCTTTCGAAAATCCGGAAATCAAAATCGTCCGCTCGCGCATGCCGCTGACGGCGGCCATGCTCATATAGCCGTCGTCATACGTCAGTTCGGCGTAAATTTCGTCGGCGATGACAAGCAAATCGTGCTCTTTCGCCAGGCGGGCGAGCGCTTCAAGTTCAGCCGGACGGAGAACCGTGCCGGTCGGGTTGTTCGGCGAGCAAATGATGATCGCTTTCGTCCGCGCGGTGAGCGCCTGCTCCAGCTGCGCCACATGGAGTTGAAACCCGTCGGCGCCCGTTGTCTGCACCGCCACCGGCGTCCCGCCGGCAAGCACGACAAGCGGCTCATACGCCACGAAGCTTGGCTCGACGACGA
This genomic window contains:
- a CDS encoding Domain of uncharacterised function (DUF378); this translates as MGAWQRIALLLTIIGAINWGLIGFFQFDLVAAIFGGQDAVWSRIIYSLVGIAGLINLALLFKPAEELERTEPKPTRT
- the yugI_1 gene encoding General stress protein 13, with the protein product MPTIKRGAIVKGKVTGIQPYGAFVQLEGGMQGLIHISEISHRFVKDVRDYVNVGDDVTVKVLDVDWKMKRASLSLKALEPGAEKRQARIKMPLEPGFRPLKEKLREWIEQSKKEDLPKQ
- the patA_2 gene encoding Putative aminotransferase A, producing the protein MKPQTRNTYVSKTVAALKPSGIRRFFDLASGMEGVISLGVGEPDFVTSWSVREASILSLEQGYTSYTPNAGLLELRQEIAAYLRRKFHVDYRPETEILVTVGASQAIDLALRAILDPGDEVIVVEPSFVAYEPLVVLAGGTPVAVQTTGADGFQLHVAQLEQALTARTKAIIICSPNNPTGTVLRPAELEALARLAKEHDLLVIADEIYAELTYDDGYMSMAAVSGMRERTILISGFSKGFAMTGWRLGFAAAPEDILQAMLKIHQYAIMCAPTMAQYGALEALRSGERDVAEMRSSYRRRRNYFVSSLNEIGLPCHMPGGAFYAFPSIRHTGMTSEQFAERLLIEEKVAVVPGSVFGQSGEGHIRCSYASSLEQLQEAVKRIKRFLARL